TGCTCTCAAGCACCCCAACATCGTGGAACTCATCACGGTGGAGCGGCAGGGCGAGACTTTCTTCATGGTCATGGAGTATATCGATGGGGAGAGTTTGGACCGCATGGTCCGCCGGGAGCGGACCCTGCCTCCGGGGAGGGCTCTGGACATCGCCATCGATGTCTGCTCGGCCATCCAGTTCGCCCACTCCCAGCAGGTGCTCCACCGGGATCTGCGCCCCGCCAACATCCTGGTGACGAAGGAGGGGGTGGCCAAGGTCACCGACTTCGGCACGAGCCGGATCCTGGAGATGCAGCGCGATGGCTTCGCCCGCACCCGGATCGGCAGCCCCCCCTATATGGCCCCCGAACACTTCCGGGGTAGAGCGGTCTTCCAGAGCGACCTCTGGAGTGTGGGCATCACCATCTACGAGATGCTCACGGGGACGGTGCCCTTCTACGATGCCGATCCTGTGAAGATCGCCCAGGCACTGCAGTCCACCCCCATCGTTCCACCGCATTGCAAGAATCCCAGCGCACCCCGGGCCCTCTCCGAGGTGGTCATGAGGGCCCTGGCCGTCAACCTGGGGGACCGGTTTCTCTCCGCCCAGGAGTTCCTCAAGGCCCTCAAGGGGGTCCGGGATCAGATGGGCCATGAGACCAGGCCCCTGACCGGGCTCCCGAGCACGCCGGTGCCTGCGTCCCCCCGGCCCGCCACCCTGGGCAAGACCCAACCCCGCTTCTGCTGGAACTGCTTCAAGCCCCTGCCCCGACTGGCCCAGGTCTGCCCGGTCTGCGGGGAGAAGAACTGAAGGGAGGCATGGTGGGAGGCCTTCGTGGAGTCTGGGCGCGGAGGGGATTCCGGCGCACGGTCTACCTCCTGGTGGCCGGAGCGGTGGTCCTGGAGGGGGCGGCCTGGACCCTGCGGCGCCCCTTCTTCTCCCACTGGGTCGAGGGGCGCATCAGCAGAATCCTCAAGGATGAGACCGGTCTCAGTTTCCAGGCAGACTCCCTGGAATTCCATCTGCTCAGCCGGAAGCTCATCGTGCGGAACTTCTCCCTCGGGGGGCGCCTGCTCCAGGCCCGCCGCCTGGAGTTGGAGGTCCACCCCCTCTCCCTGCTCAGTCAGTGGCCCCGCATCAGGCACATCCACCTCGATCAGCCGCGCCTGGAACTGGACCGCCAGACCCTGGGGCAGATCCATCTCAAGCCCCATCCCCCCTCGGCCGCTTCACCCCAGGTCTACCTGGGGGATCTCCTGGTCAGCGATGCTCGGGTTCTGGTGAAGGAGCCGTCCTGGGGGATCCCCCGGGTGGAGGCCTGGTTCAACATCAGGGGGACCGGGCGGGGTGCAAACCGGCTGGATGCCGCTCTCCAGGCCCCCCGCTTGGTGGTGGGCGAGGGGAGCAGGGCCAGGGAGGGGCATCTGGATCTGAAGACCTTCCTTTCCGAGGGGATGCTGGAGGTCCGGAAGGGACAGCTGGCTCTGGGGAACTCCACCCTGACGCTGGTCGGCCGCTACGAACCCGGGCCCCGGCGCCTGAATGGCGAGGCCCGCGGAGAACTCAACCTGGCAGGGGTCTCCGCCCTTCTGCCGAAGGGGATCTGGACGGGCTCCCTGGGGAAGCTCGGCTTCAAGGCCAGTGTAGCCGGTACCATCCCCCATCCCACCTGGGTGTTCACCCTTCAGGGGCGGGACCTGGAGCTTCCCTTCACGGGCCTGGGACGTTCCGCCCTGGATCTGGATGCCCATGGAACCGAAGCCCACCTGGAGCTCGGGAAGCTCTCCCTCCAGGCCCCAGAGGGGAGCCTTCAGGCGAGTGGGGGCTGGGAGCGTGGCAAAGGCAGCGATCTGGAGTTCAAGGCCTCAGGCGTCAGCCTCGCCCCACTGGCTTCACGGGTCCGCTTTGCACCTCTGGCCCGGCTTCAGGCCTCGACGGAGGGGCAGCTCCATCTGGGTGGGGCCCCCTGGGAGCGGCCTGACCCTGACAGGCTGACGGTCCGGCTGCAGGGCAGCTTTACGCAGCAGGGCCGGTCCGCCGGGGGGGTGGATCTCTCGGTGGAGGGGGGCCGTGTCCAGGTGGCCGGCCTCTCCCTGGCCCTGGAGGAAGTCCACTTGAGCGGAAAGGCCGAAGGCGTGGTGGATCGCCGGGGGCTGGCCGCTCTCTCCGGCTCTGCGACCCTCGAGACGGATGCCGCCCAGGTGGCAGCAACCCTCGACGCTTGGAAGCTGGTGAAGCTCGACATGGGGGGGGCCACCCGCGCCCAGGCCGAGGTGGGTTGGTCGAGGCATACCCCGCTCCACCTGGACGGGACGGTGGAGCTCAGCGCGCCGCGTTGGCACGGGGCGACGGCCGAGACCCTCGCGGCCGACGTGAAGATCGAGGGTACAAGGCTGGATGTGTCCCAGATCCTGGCCCAGAAGGGGAGTGGGACCGCCGCAGGTGAGCTCTGGGTGGACTGGGGTCCGGTACCTGAGGGGGGCCCGCAGATCGGGATGTGCTATCAGGCCGACCGACTGCCCATCCGGGAGGGCCTCCGGGCGGCGGATGTGGACTTCGTCAGAGTGGATGGGACCGGTAGCGGGTGGGTCCGCATCGGCGGTCCCTTTGCACACCTCACCATGGAGGGGCAGGCCCGGGCTCTGGACAACCTCGTCTATGGGGTGAAGGTGCCGGCGGTCTCCGCCGATTTCTCCATGGACCTCTCCGCGGGGCGCTTCCAGGTGGCGGATCTGCGGGTGGCTGGCGGGCCCGGTGCCTTGGGGGAGGGGGACCGGTCCCCCGAGGGGCCCCTCGCCTTGAGCGGCGGTCTGGATATGGATCTGGCCCACGGGAACTGGCTCGGTTCCCTGGAGGGGCAGGTGGACTCCAGGGTGCTCGGCCTTCCCGGCCCTGTCTTCAAGGGGGTTCTGGGTGCGAAGCTGCAGGGTCCCATGGTGGACCCCATGGGGCCCATCGCCCTGCCGGGCATGGTTCTCCACCTGAGCGGGGGCAGTGTCGAGCTGGGCACCCGGACCCTGGAAGGGCTCGAAGGCAACCTGGCCACCGGGGAGGGCGGTGTGGACGCCAGCCTGGGCATGACCGGGCGGGACCATCCCTTCGCCACCCTCCGGGTCCATCCGGAAGGGCGCGGGCTGTCCGGGGCCCTGGATGTGCAGGTCGACCCTAGCACGGCCGATACCGCCCGGCTTGCCGCCCACCTCACCGGAGGGGCGCTCAAGGACGCCCGGGTGGACTTCAGGGCCGAGGGTTCCTATGACGCCCAGGGGCTTCAATGGAAGGGGAGTCTGGACAGTTTCGAAGGACACTTCCAGGGGCTGGACCTGGTGCAGACCCAGCCTTCCCGTTTCCTGGGGGATGCCGAGGGGATGGGTGGTGATCTGGCCTTGAAGGGGATCCCCGTGGATGCCCAGGGGCGGCCCATGGCCGTGGAAGGGGCCGAGGTGCGCTTCACGGGCTGGGCCCCCTTCTCCTCTGAGGCCCCCATCAAGGTGGGGGCCTCGGGCCGGGCCGACCTGTCCGACCTCAAGGTGCTCCTGGACCGGGTGATCCAGCCCAGCCCATACAGCCTGCTGGCCGATCTCAGGCCCTCCGGGCGGGCCCGCTTCTCCCTGACCCTCAAGGGCACCTACGCGGATCCGGGTCTGGACGGAAGCCTGGAGCTCCAGGGGGGGCGGCTGCATGTGCGGACCTACCCCCAGAGCATTGACAATGTGGACTTCAAGGTGAGCTTCCGGGACCGGGAGTTCTGGATCCCCCAGGAGTCCCCGCTGCGGGGGACCCTGGCGCAGGGGGACCTGACCGCATGGGGTCGGGCGACCTGGCAGCCCGGCGCCCTCAGGGACTATGCCCTGGAGACCCGTCTCAGCGGTTTCCAGTTCCGGGACATCCCCGAGGGCTTCGAGCTGCAGGGCAGCCTGGCCGCTTCGCTGGCGGGCAATGACCGGGAGGGGGGGCGCCTGACGGGTCGCCTGGATGTGGACCACATGCTCTACCAGGCCGACCTGGACCTTGCAGACCTCATCCTGGCCGGGGCTCTGGGTGGCAGCAGCTCTGGCCTCGGCCTCGACCCCGATGATCCCCTGAGCCGCATCGAGCTGGATCTGGACCTTCATCTCAACGCACCCTGGCAGTTCGAGACGAACCTCCTGAAGCTCCAGGGCAGACCCGTGGGCAGCTTCAAGGTCCTCGGCACCGCTGCCCATCCAGGGCTTAAGGGCAAG
The sequence above is drawn from the uncultured Holophaga sp. genome and encodes:
- a CDS encoding serine/threonine-protein kinase translates to MLSKDQMLGKYQILDRLGAGGFGTVYLAKDTLLNRRVALKVPHHQGDEQGLLQEPRIMAALKHPNIVELITVERQGETFFMVMEYIDGESLDRMVRRERTLPPGRALDIAIDVCSAIQFAHSQQVLHRDLRPANILVTKEGVAKVTDFGTSRILEMQRDGFARTRIGSPPYMAPEHFRGRAVFQSDLWSVGITIYEMLTGTVPFYDADPVKIAQALQSTPIVPPHCKNPSAPRALSEVVMRALAVNLGDRFLSAQEFLKALKGVRDQMGHETRPLTGLPSTPVPASPRPATLGKTQPRFCWNCFKPLPRLAQVCPVCGEKN
- a CDS encoding translocation/assembly module TamB domain-containing protein, which encodes MVGGLRGVWARRGFRRTVYLLVAGAVVLEGAAWTLRRPFFSHWVEGRISRILKDETGLSFQADSLEFHLLSRKLIVRNFSLGGRLLQARRLELEVHPLSLLSQWPRIRHIHLDQPRLELDRQTLGQIHLKPHPPSAASPQVYLGDLLVSDARVLVKEPSWGIPRVEAWFNIRGTGRGANRLDAALQAPRLVVGEGSRAREGHLDLKTFLSEGMLEVRKGQLALGNSTLTLVGRYEPGPRRLNGEARGELNLAGVSALLPKGIWTGSLGKLGFKASVAGTIPHPTWVFTLQGRDLELPFTGLGRSALDLDAHGTEAHLELGKLSLQAPEGSLQASGGWERGKGSDLEFKASGVSLAPLASRVRFAPLARLQASTEGQLHLGGAPWERPDPDRLTVRLQGSFTQQGRSAGGVDLSVEGGRVQVAGLSLALEEVHLSGKAEGVVDRRGLAALSGSATLETDAAQVAATLDAWKLVKLDMGGATRAQAEVGWSRHTPLHLDGTVELSAPRWHGATAETLAADVKIEGTRLDVSQILAQKGSGTAAGELWVDWGPVPEGGPQIGMCYQADRLPIREGLRAADVDFVRVDGTGSGWVRIGGPFAHLTMEGQARALDNLVYGVKVPAVSADFSMDLSAGRFQVADLRVAGGPGALGEGDRSPEGPLALSGGLDMDLAHGNWLGSLEGQVDSRVLGLPGPVFKGVLGAKLQGPMVDPMGPIALPGMVLHLSGGSVELGTRTLEGLEGNLATGEGGVDASLGMTGRDHPFATLRVHPEGRGLSGALDVQVDPSTADTARLAAHLTGGALKDARVDFRAEGSYDAQGLQWKGSLDSFEGHFQGLDLVQTQPSRFLGDAEGMGGDLALKGIPVDAQGRPMAVEGAEVRFTGWAPFSSEAPIKVGASGRADLSDLKVLLDRVIQPSPYSLLADLRPSGRARFSLTLKGTYADPGLDGSLELQGGRLHVRTYPQSIDNVDFKVSFRDREFWIPQESPLRGTLAQGDLTAWGRATWQPGALRDYALETRLSGFQFRDIPEGFELQGSLAASLAGNDREGGRLTGRLDVDHMLYQADLDLADLILAGALGGSSSGLGLDPDDPLSRIELDLDLHLNAPWQFETNLLKLQGRPVGSFKVLGTAAHPGLKGKMDFIPGGRLTNLLPAGDIVLERGSIDFTDPRVFNPILNLQGRVDVSPYVVNLAITGSLNQLNMNPTSTPSLRQDEIVAILIDPSSASTIGTASGTSSQSAMSYGLAGTTSGLLTSLTIAGFQERVRRLFSLDRVNVSLRPSSTGTAETSVTLGKSLDLLGGAPLLFRYQKSGNDVTTSGQVEWRIGNLVLQLGASSSSTNGLSPAGEIRHTWTP